AAATGATCAATATCCTGTTGTTCAAGATGCCTTAGCATACAGTTGTGGAATTTTTACGAAAGACTTCTATGAGAAGGCAAATTACCGAAACTTTGCATCTATCTGGGGAACCATTATAATGTCGTCAAATTTGAGAGTCTCCGTTGATAAGCTAAATTTACAGTTACAAAAGTGCTCTCATTTCGTGGAGTATGTGGCGTTACtattttcattctttttgCTCATTGCAGCAAATAATACATGCGAAGGCTTCGAATGGGATGTTTATTTGCCACAGACGTATATGAGTTTAAGAAAAGTAAGAAAGTTAGTTCCACCAGGCAATTATATGACAATACAGGAAACTGAAGCGTACTCCATCTTTGGATTTCTTGAGGAATGGTTTTGCCAGGAAGAAATAACGGCGCAGCTTATGTCAGACCAAGGAGGTATTGTGACAGATTACACAGAATTAGAATATTTGTTAGGTAGGGAAGCTCCAGAGCTCTCTAATTACCGCGGGAAGTATGATTTAATGAAAGGATGCTTTAGAGAGCTAAacagtatttttttaaaattgtGTTTAAAGATCATGGAATTAAAGACTAAAGGAGTCGAATTAGGAGGAAGACATATGATGAAATATAAGTTCCTCAACACAAATAGCTCCTTGTCCCTCGAGTTGCATGTGTTTGGATCAAAGTTGTTGGCTGAACTTGAAGCCTTAAAGCCTACTAAAAAAAGTATTAAATCTTTATGTGAAGGTTTGACGGACCATAGATTACACTATGCCATGAAAAACTGCAATGAAATGTATTATTTTGGACTACAAGTATATTTAAGAGCATTGTTTATGAACTCTCAGCTGGATAGTCCAGAAATCacagagttgttagaacGGGTTCTCGAAGCTGGTCATAATATCACCTGTTACCCTACAAAGTCAATATTTTGTCATTTGTTCATCTATCTTGGCGCCGAAGTGTCGTTATTACTAAACCAAAAGACtttgttcaaaaatttcatgGATCTACTAAGAAAGATCGCGCATAATGGCACGGCCGCTGCAAAAAATagtattcaaaaattaaattacATATCTCTAGCATTGGAGACAAGAAATTATACATTGTTGGTCAACCCTATGTATAATCAGTGGAAGTCTAGCTTATAATTTTACAAATGAACGAAAAAACAGCGCCAAAAAGCCCTAAAGGGTTAACAGTATCTCACATTGAAGACTCACTCAGGCCATAATTAATGGAAAGCTGGATGTAAAGCATTGAGTAATAGTATGCAAATGATACAAATTTAGATTCTTTAGATAGGTAGGGCatcttatttttttttcagattaattttttttttaatgtaGTCGAGTAGAAAATattgtattttattttaaacGTCAAATATTCGTATCACAAAAGACCACtagatttttattattatttaccACATAAAATTATTCATAGAACCTAGTAATGCATATGTAATTAGCGCCAAAATTTGACCCAATGCCATTGTGCTGAAGGTAGCCCAATTATATCACCGCTGCAGCTAGCCAACAAATCATTCCTGCTTTAGTAGGTCCATAGAAAGCATGTCATAATCTGAAAAGCCTGCAATGTTCCACTGAGCCAGCTCGTCATCAGTAAATGTATTAAAGTAATCTGTATCATCTCTGGAACCAACCTCGCTTGGATATATTAGGTTCGCAATCCAGTAGAGCAAGAAGGTGCTTGTAAACTGGAATATAAAAGAACcatagaaataataaatactGTCACCGACTTCAACAGAATCATTGGCAGAATGGATCAAACCTGGCAACCCAGGGGCAGTTCCTAGTAGAAAGCAGATAAAAGCCTTAATATTTAATCCCATAGTGTACCAATAAGTACTTTCAGCAGTGTGCAAGTAACAGTCGGATAATTTTATAATTCTTTTACGAACGACATAATATTCGCACATATAAATCGCAACCATTGGACTAATAAAAATCGAGAAAGAGTTCATAACGGCAATGAATGTATTACCTGATTGAAGGTATGTCCAAGGCTGAGCTGGCCAGAGCAGTAAAAATACGACAATTGCGCCCCTTTTTGTATTAATGTACTTGGGAAACAACGTAGACAGATCCATTCCTCCTGGAATAGCATTAGCAACAGTAGATATAGCCAGTTGAGAAACAATTAAACAAACTGCAGCAAAACAACAGGCAGCCCTTACCTTAGGTGTGTAGTGATCTATCAATAGCaacttatatatatcagcCGGCGTTTGTAGGTCTTCGTCAGGATACAATTCTTTGAAAGCACTATTAGTTATGACAGCAAGCAGTGGTACAATGAACCCAGTGAGATTAACGCCAATTATTGTTCCCAGTATAGAATCAACAGGTCTCTTGTTAAATCTCGAATAATCCGCCTGATTAGAAAGAGCAGCAATAACACTTGAGTACCATGAACCTATACCGTAAATCCACATCCATCCAAGATCTGAAGATGACAAAACAACGGGCTTGGTTATTAGACTTCCTACATGACCATTATTTAGACGTAGAACCCATATGAACAACCCAACGCATGCCCCCAGAGTAAGCAGCGATGATGAGGTAAGTAGAAgatcaaaatattcagGCTTTATGAAAAGTATCGGAAAATTCAATGCCAAAAATACTATTAAACCTATCAACTCTTGAGGGGTAAATGGTACATTTGGACCAAATTGTGCAATCTCCGAATACTTCTTACTCCATGTAGAAATAAGCAAAGTGACACACGATCCACCTATCCATGCCTGAAGTGCAAACCAAACAACAGACAGCAAACTTCTCATCAAAACACCAAAGTATGAACCATATATACCGAAAACGACACGCTGGTATACTGAATAACCAATATGATATTGAGAACCATAGAAACTATTCAAAATGGCGatcaaagaaataaacgcatttccaataataactATCCCCATTATATGAGCGCCATTCAAACCAGCAGCATATAAAGAGACAGCGCCTGTCCATACACTCATACACAAGCACATAATGCTCCAGTAAGATATGTAACTGATAATTCCCCACCTACGTCTGGACAAAGGCATGGGAACTATGTCCCTGTTCTTCATATCATCGGATTCCTCGAGCTTTAGTAGCCCATCAATCTTTGAGAATATAGACATAATTCAATAAATACCACTAAACCACCGTAATTCAGATAATACATAAAATGCAGCCTATTGACTTAAATATCGATCTCCACCTAGCTGCATCAACATACAaatgtttatttttatatatattgaattaTATTGAACCACCTAGATATGCCActcattaaaaataaagcCTGCTAATTTCTGTTGAAGCCCGAACATAAAAAGCAAACAAATCTGTCCAAATTGTTCCCCAGCAGCTTTCTTTTCCTGGTAAATTCGTAGCCTACCTCTAAAAACTCTCATCTTGAGATTATCATGGGTGTTGCGTAATCGCAAAAACGTGCCTAAAAATGCATAAACCACCAATGCATTACTTTTAAGTAAGTAATTTTAGATTTTTTATGATATGTCCTGCAAGATGGATGGGATTTTAAAATTGGTTACCAAATCACCACGTATGTTTATAAGGTActaaatttttgaagataaacCAAGAAGTGTGTATAATGTCCCTTTCTATATGCGACAATTTCTATATTCGGCAATCCGTTGTAATCACCATTCTCGAGGTTATCTCCAAGCGCACGATTATATAATCCAAAGAGCAAAGAATGGCTTTTTCTGCTCGTGATTACAGCTTTTTCAAGTGGACAACCTCATAGTGTTCCAATTCGTCGTATATCTACGGGGAAAGTAGTTGATACAGAACTCTCAGGAGAAGGGAAGCAAGACATGTCACCCGTTCGAAGTCCTCTGCAGCCGAACATTAGTAAAAATAACGAGGTATATAGTATATCGTCCGCTAGCAAGGTGAAAGATGAAGTCTGTAACCAGAGAAGAAGTTCAAACAAGAAAGTACAAGCAcaaaaaagtttgaaagTCGATTTAAGGAGGCAACTTCAATTAGATCAAGCAAGTCACTTATTCAGGAATGGGTTCCAACTTCTGATTTGTAATAGGAATTTTTCTAGTTACCGGTTTACAATACGGAATATTCTGGGCAAAAAGGAAGTAAAATTCACGGTATATGTTCCCAACGACTATCCTGGTGCCTCCTTAAGGTTGAGTGAATATcctgaagttgaagaacgTGAATACTCTGTACAACTTCGCACGTTAATATTTAACTTCAATTGGAAATGCAAACAATGGAATAAGGAAGAGATTCCTATTGCCTCCCAGCTTAACTATTTGGTCTCGGAATGGAAAAGATTGCTCTTCACGGACTTTCTTAAGACTGAAGTTTTACGACAGAATTTTTACAACAGTATAACCAAATAAtccttttttaatactGCTATGTATGAATTTCGTGTACCTCTCTTTTAATTACATGGCATTAGAGAAGGTAACAGGTGAACTAGAAGGTGCCACATGGGAGTGAATAAAGCATAATTTTAAGCCGTGCGATTGAATGATTCCTTTAGTCATACAGTCTTTATACgtatttttaaagagaTCGGTATAACTGTATCTAAACATAGACATGTTCTCCCAAGAGTGTATTAACTCTCTTACAAAGAAGCTGCTCCCATGCCGCTTCCCGAAGACATACTAACGCATTCGATATGTCCTGTCTTCAGTTCATGAAATAAAGTCACCACCTGCCGAGCACCGGTGCACCTTAGTGGGTGTCCTAGAACTAGAGATGGTCATCGTGAAttaactttctttttgtcGACGCCAAGATTGTCAATAATTGTGTTTGTGCTACGTAGGCTTCATTGATCTCGAACACGTCAACCTATTCCATCCCTAACCCTGTTCTTCTCAAACCTGAGGATATTGCATACAACGGGCCAACGCCCATAATTTCCGGTGGAACTCCTGCAGATTCGAACCCTAAATACTTGCCGATTACTGGAAATTGCAAAGATTCCGCATCTTCGAGCTAATAGAATCCCTAAAGCCCCGTCTCAAACCCGGGAAGTATCACCAGCTGTAGTCACAccatttttcttcaaagcGGGCTTTAACCTTGGTAAGACCTCAATCGTTACTCCCTTCCATAATCCATCATCCGAACTCACTACCTCGTCATTTTCGCTCTGCAATGGTAAGATCTCATCTGCGAATAAACCGGCTTAAATTGGTACTTCCGGTTTCCTGTACAAGTTAACGGTAAATTCGTCCTGGGATTCTCTCGAGATATCAAAGGCATTCACGACATTTTCATTGGCTATCCCCATTCGCATGAAACAGATTGCGGGTTTCCTCTCCTTTTTCATTAGATTTAAAACATGGTCAAAGATCTAACAAACGGAATTGGCCGACGTAGATTCAACACGAAGAGCTAACCCAACATCGATATGCTGTGCTCTGATCTTGTTAGCGAAGTCGTTTACTGCTCTTAGGCCCGAGGAACACTGCCGATTTAGAGCCATAAATGATGAAGTAAACGGAATTCGGGCAGCAAACGGGCAGCCCTGTGTTCCATGGCTCCAGCTGCAGGATTCAGCACATATCTAACAATCACCTCTGAAACCAATCACTTGTCTCTGTCTACTTTCTCGAAGAACTTCAACAGAAACTCATGCGATAACTCATCAGTACCATAATCTTTGAAGCCCATGAAATACTTTGGTTACCGGCGATATGTACGCAGAGACTACTACAATGTCCTCGGGATTCCGGGATAATGCAAGCGCTTTTGATTGAATTTGAAGGTGATATTTAATTGTTTAGTCTGTGACATTTGAGTTAAACTCAGAAAGGTCTCGACTAATTCTACTAATGATCCACAAATATATTCTTATTGGAAAGACTTTTATATCTCTTAATATGATTGGAGAAAAGATTGATTCTAATGTATGCTGCGCAATCAAGGTGTAGCTTACTATAATCATGATCTgttatttgaaacaatCGCTGCTTAAGCTTCGCCATTGCTTCCCTACAGTAACTTCTATATTCCGGCGTTTCCGATACTCAGTCACGTGTTGTAATTTCAAAACCCGACCTTTGTACTTTTGATCACTGCCGGACATATACATGTCAAGAAATGTCTACAGGCTTCGAGCAACCCGGACAGACATCCGCGAACAATAGTTTGCGTTTCGAACTCAAAAACCGCTCCGAATCAGTCAATACAGACACAACAAGACACATATTGGTGTGTGATAGATACATACGGCCTTTTATGctaaatataaaaaaggcAATATTCGcgaaaaaataacaatCAGGATCTAGATGCATACTAGGGAATGTGTGCCAAGCCAAAACAATTCTTTGAAACCATGGCCGGCAACCGAATCATCTGGTCAAATTATTGGTACTATATCCAAAGGAAATAATATTCAGCAAGATATGAACTCTATACCAGGTAACCTGGATCATACTTACATAGCCACGCCTGTCAAGGACCAGAATCTTTATAAGCATGAAACTATGGTGCTTGATTATGGTGATGCTGCTCCTTATTGCGATAAACTTATTCTGCCGGTTACaaactttgataaagatgTTGTTCCCGACGAAGCTGTCGTTAACTTTCATTTCAATAGAATACTGTCGAATAAAAATGTGTCCAGTTGCTTGAATGCGGATCTCGGCAAACTTTCATGCAGGAAAAAGTGGGACTTGGTATGTAACGCACAAAATCGAAGGAACGTATTGAATCCATCTAGAACCCCTAGCAATAGTGAAGATCCCGCCCAAGAAGTAATCAGGTTTCTTAATGAAAACCTCAATGATCCCATTACATTGCCAAATATATGGTACCAGTTAGAAAAATTGCTTAGACACAGATACACTTGTCAGGTTTTTCTATCTGAGGGCGGAATATCCAAGCTTTTGAGACAATCAGTCTCAGTAACCAAGGAGATGgaatatgtatatttacgttgcttcaaaactttgataaatcaaaaaaagggACGCTTAGAAATTctccaaaatattgaagtaACTAAGATGTTAAGTCTGTTTGTGGGCAATTCCAATTCTCAAGCAAGAACAAGGCTTATCACAACTGATATTCTCTTGTTACTCACTTATATGGATAGTGCAAAAATATCCCGTGAGTTAGAACCGTACTATAGTGAATGGTTTACTGCTTTTGATAATACGATTAGCGATGAGTCCCAATGGCATCAGTCCtcatttattattcaaaagcCACAACAGTTGATGATTGATTACTGTGTTTCTACAATGTTTCTTGTAAACTCAATTGTTCAAGGACTTCCCTCCTACAATGAAAAACGGAAAACACTAGCAATGCTAAAGTATGCTGGTATACAcagaatatttcaaaagatatCGAATTCCAAAAAGAGGTTTGACTCAGAGATTTTGCTTGATCAGATTGCGAAATATCGAGATCGGGAAGTAGATGTCGCTTCAAAATTTACCATAGAACAGCATATAGAACAGAATATATCGTTCGCAAGCCAGGTAAACACCATTTTAAACTTAGCTCAAAGTACCTCTCTAGAGCCTTCAATGGCAAAATTATTCGAGTCTGTAATAGAAATAATTAAATTCAGGAAATGTACTGAGTCGGCAAAAATACTCGAGCTATTGGCATTGTTACTGAGCTATCTCCTTGAAAATTCCTATTGTGAGGATGACGATGGCCCCGAAAATGCACTGAAATTGTCCTTGAATACCTTGATGATCAACCTATTATTTAATAAGACAGCTATTAAGGAACTTGATGAGATGAAATTAAGAATGGAGGAAATGAAAGAAGTAATATCCCAATTGGAAACCAAAAACTTAGTACTTAGTAGTCCAACTTTCgataaaaataattcaatTGGTGGTAAAGTATCAAAAAAACTGCATTACATTGCAGAGTTGGAAGAGAAGTTAGAGGCCATAGAAAAACAAAGGAAAAATGATGGAACAAGATATAAGCATGATTATGTTCATAAAGGTCACGATGGGAAGTACTCTTTCACAAAGAATGCCATATCATTGTTTGCAGCACTAAAGAACGGGAATGGTTTGCCACATAGTAATATTGGCAGGTCATCCAGTATAGTCAGAAATAAAAGGGTTTCGTTGACTGTACTTTTTTCCGATGATTGCAATAGGCGTAGTTTTAGTGGGCCTGAAGGCATGCAAAGCTCTGAGAGTGAAAACCGTGATTTTATCAACCTGGGACAGCCAcacaaaaagaaagttaaGCAATCCAAACTAAACAATATTGTGTCTCCAGATTTATCTCCACAACTAAGTGAACCGCATGCCCTTTTAGCACCCTCCCCAACACTTACGTTATGTTCAAATGTTGGTGGTAACACAGCAAAAATACCTAAAATAATTGGGGCATCAGTAGCCACTTCGACAGAGATCCCTCTGTTGTCTAAGGATCAGAGTTTGCTGCCACCCCCGGCACCACCTGTTCCTAAAAGCTTAATGAACAATGTGCTAAAACTTTCACCTCCCACATCGGTACGCAGACCAACAACTGTAATGGCACCTCCTGCGCCTCCATTACCTCAATATTTGCTCAACCACGGCACTATGTCGCAGAGGACTCCTATGAGCCAGCAAGCGCGCAGTGGAACCAGCGGATCAACATTTTCTGCGATTcccccaccaccaccaccttTGCCTGTTTCTTTGAGTGCTGGATCTTTGTATGCATCCCAAATCCCTTCTCTAACTTCCTGCCAAAAGGTGAAATTGAAGCAAATTCATTGGGATAAGATTGAcgatatttcaaaaactgtATGGAGTGATGATAAAGAGCGTGTGTCAGTGAGTAGCGAGTTAGCGAATTTTGGTGTGTTCAAGGAAATTGAGgaattattcaaaattgtTCCAGCAGCTCCGAAAGTAGGAAACACTATGTTCACGGCTCAGAATACTAGAAATGGGAAAGTTACTTTGCTATCGAATGATTTGGCTCAACAATTTGGAATTAACTTATACATATTCTCCAATTACTCCGTTGAAGAACTTGTCGAGAAGGTTTTACTGTGTGACACTGAGGTTATGAAGAATCAAAGTGttattgaattcttcaGTAAGGATGACATCAATCACATCCCGCAAAGTATTCAGCGTATGTTTGCTCCGTATGAAACAAATTATCTTACAGGCGATAAGCCAGAAAAGGATTCTCGTTCTTTAGATCGTGCTGATAGGATATACCTAGAATTATTCTACAATTTAAGGTCATATTGGGCACCTAGAGCGAAATACCTTCTTGCTCTATTAACTTATGAAAAAGACTATTAcgatatattatacaagtTGCAAAGGATTGATGACGGCACTACAGCTATAAAGACATCAAAAAGATTGAAGCCTTTATTGTTCATTATCATTGAAGTTGGTAATTATATGAATAATAAGCAGGCGCTGGGTATACAGTTAAGTTCTTTGAATAAGTTGGCATTCACCAAGACGAGTAAGGATAATAATTTGTCGTTTATTCACGTTATTGAAAGTATTGTTCGTCTGAACTACCCAGATCTACACGGCTTTGTTAACGATCTAGAAAAGATTCTTGATGTATCCAACATTATTGTACAACACGTACAACAAGAAGCACAAGAATTTTATGAAAAGATAAGTACGTTAGAGAGATCTTTGAGGGTTGGTGTGCTATCTGATTCTTCGAAGTTTCATCCCAAAGAtaaatttttgataaacACAGAGAGTAATATCAGCCATGCTATGAAAAAGGCAGATTTGCTAAAGCAGCAATGTACTTTAACTATGGGTGAATTTGATAAGCTAATGGTATTTTGGGGGGAGGATCCCAATAATGTTTTCAGTAAGAACacattttttcaaaaatttctaGATTTTGCGTTGCTATTTAAAAAGGCTAATAAAGAGAACATAGAGAGGGAGGTACGGCGTGTTTGTGAATCAAGAAGGTATTTATTGGAGAAAACAGGTAACTCACATATCAGGGTAGATCGTTCTGAGCGTTGTACACTGCCATCTCTTCCTGCAGATTCAGACGACCAACAAGCTGTTGagatattaataaaaagattACGAAATGTTCGCCAGCTGGATGGTAAACTTTTTAGGGATTCTAAAGGAGTCGAATCAAGTCAACCTTCAAGTAGGGCAAGGCAAAAAGAAGATGGAGATTTACTATTAAGAACGCGAGAGATGTTGCTAGGTGTTAAAAAGATTTGACTTGCCAAGTAACACGGATCATAATAGCTTTATAAAT
This Eremothecium cymbalariae DBVPG#7215 chromosome 5, complete sequence DNA region includes the following protein-coding sequences:
- a CDS encoding Zn(II)2Cys6 transcription factor (similar to Ashbya gossypii AGL361C); the encoded protein is MAQTMIDTLKTKKPKTHYARKGCVQCKKSHIKCDKIQPFCTTCSKRNILCTYELSFVFEDGTNKKRIPRRTPRTKRGSQDIITPLSVNSTSSASGSSGSLNLTRMASMTPLENPPFVATPKLETRASVSVCSDAQGRASFFTTSATPIENEQIESNFNFDAATVTAVATFELPEFLDKSPAELVLFDNYDIESGKWDNDAHCANWKFFDFDWRSADWLETMKMLEANDPIQHYSPINQPSDTTGFYSDSPELMNFVWTMARNTQLFGNLTLFPTEKIDRLIQLLWDLNDQYPVVQDALAYSCGIFTKDFYEKANYRNFASIWGTIIMSSNLRVSVDKLNLQLQKCSHFVEYVALLFSFFLLIAANNTCEGFEWDVYLPQTYMSLRKVRKLVPPGNYMTIQETEAYSIFGFLEEWFCQEEITAQLMSDQGGIVTDYTELEYLLGREAPELSNYRGKYDLMKGCFRELNSIFLKLCLKIMELKTKGVELGGRHMMKYKFLNTNSSLSLELHVFGSKLLAELEALKPTKKSIKSLCEGLTDHRLHYAMKNCNEMYYFGLQVYLRALFMNSQLDSPEITELLERVLEAGHNITCYPTKSIFCHLFIYLGAEVSLLLNQKTLFKNFMDLLRKIAHNGTAAAKNSIQKLNYISLALETRNYTLLVNPMYNQWKSSL
- a CDS encoding nucleobase cation symporter-1 family protein (similar to Ashbya gossypii AGL363C), which produces MSIFSKIDGLLKLEESDDMKNRDIVPMPLSRRRWGIISYISYWSIMCLCMSVWTGAVSLYAAGLNGAHIMGIVIIGNAFISLIAILNSFYGSQYHIGYSVYQRVVFGIYGSYFGVLMRSLLSVVWFALQAWIGGSCVTLLISTWSKKYSEIAQFGPNVPFTPQELIGLIVFLALNFPILFIKPEYFDLLLTSSSLLTLGACVGLFIWVLRLNNGHVGSLITKPVVLSSSDLGWMWIYGIGSWYSSVIAALSNQADYSRFNKRPVDSILGTIIGVNLTGFIVPLLAVITNSAFKELYPDEDLQTPADIYKLLLIDHYTPKVRAACCFAAVCLIVSQLAISTVANAIPGGMDLSTLFPKYINTKRGAIVVFLLLWPAQPWTYLQSGNTFIAVMNSFSIFISPMVAIYMCEYYVVRKRIIKLSDCYLHTAESTYWYTMGLNIKAFICFLLGTAPGLPGLIHSANDSVEVGDSIYYFYGSFIFQFTSTFLLYWIANLIYPSEVGSRDDTDYFNTFTDDELAQWNIAGFSDYDMLSMDLLKQE
- the SMU2 gene encoding Smu2p (similar to Ashbya gossypii AGL362W), translated to MSPVRSPLQPNISKNNEVYSISSASKVKDEVCNQRRSSNKKVQAQKSLKVDLRRQLQLDQASHLFRNGFQLLICNRNFSSYRFTIRNILGKKEVKFTVYVPNDYPGASLRLSEYPEVEEREYSVQLRTLIFNFNWKCKQWNKEEIPIASQLNYLVSEWKRLLFTDFLKTEVLRQNFYNSITK
- a CDS encoding uncharacterized protein (similar to Ashbya gossypii AGL364C) — encoded protein: MHTRECVPSQNNSLKPWPATESSGQIIGTISKGNNIQQDMNSIPGNLDHTYIATPVKDQNLYKHETMVLDYGDAAPYCDKLILPVTNFDKDVVPDEAVVNFHFNRILSNKNVSSCLNADLGKLSCRKKWDLVCNAQNRRNVLNPSRTPSNSEDPAQEVIRFLNENLNDPITLPNIWYQLEKLLRHRYTCQVFLSEGGISKLLRQSVSVTKEMEYVYLRCFKTLINQKKGRLEILQNIEVTKMLSLFVGNSNSQARTRLITTDILLLLTYMDSAKISRELEPYYSEWFTAFDNTISDESQWHQSSFIIQKPQQLMIDYCVSTMFLVNSIVQGLPSYNEKRKTLAMLKYAGIHRIFQKISNSKKRFDSEILLDQIAKYRDREVDVASKFTIEQHIEQNISFASQVNTILNLAQSTSLEPSMAKLFESVIEIIKFRKCTESAKILELLALLLSYLLENSYCEDDDGPENALKLSLNTLMINLLFNKTAIKELDEMKLRMEEMKEVISQLETKNLVLSSPTFDKNNSIGGKVSKKLHYIAELEEKLEAIEKQRKNDGTRYKHDYVHKGHDGKYSFTKNAISLFAALKNGNGLPHSNIGRSSSIVRNKRVSLTVLFSDDCNRRSFSGPEGMQSSESENRDFINLGQPHKKKVKQSKLNNIVSPDLSPQLSEPHALLAPSPTLTLCSNVGGNTAKIPKIIGASVATSTEIPLLSKDQSLLPPPAPPVPKSLMNNVLKLSPPTSVRRPTTVMAPPAPPLPQYLLNHGTMSQRTPMSQQARSGTSGSTFSAIPPPPPPLPVSLSAGSLYASQIPSLTSCQKVKLKQIHWDKIDDISKTVWSDDKERVSVSSELANFGVFKEIEELFKIVPAAPKVGNTMFTAQNTRNGKVTLLSNDLAQQFGINLYIFSNYSVEELVEKVLLCDTEVMKNQSVIEFFSKDDINHIPQSIQRMFAPYETNYLTGDKPEKDSRSLDRADRIYLELFYNLRSYWAPRAKYLLALLTYEKDYYDILYKLQRIDDGTTAIKTSKRLKPLLFIIIEVGNYMNNKQALGIQLSSLNKLAFTKTSKDNNLSFIHVIESIVRLNYPDLHGFVNDLEKILDVSNIIVQHVQQEAQEFYEKISTLERSLRVGVLSDSSKFHPKDKFLINTESNISHAMKKADLLKQQCTLTMGEFDKLMVFWGEDPNNVFSKNTFFQKFLDFALLFKKANKENIEREVRRVCESRRYLLEKTGNSHIRVDRSERCTLPSLPADSDDQQAVEILIKRLRNVRQLDGKLFRDSKGVESSQPSSRARQKEDGDLLLRTREMLLGVKKI